The Gadus macrocephalus chromosome 12, ASM3116895v1 genome segment AgtgtaaacatgcacaacacAAAATGTCAGTAAGGGAACTTAACGCGCGTTTGTGAGGCCACAGAATAGGCTACAATTCATTTTAATCAGTGGGAGCCCTGTGCTTGTTTCCCTGCAACAAGAAGGTTCCATCTGGGGGTGATGGAAGACAGTGACACCCTTAGCGTGTTTGAAATGTCCAATCGATTGCGCAATTTTGTTTTAGTTGCAGTCATTGCCAAAAACCCGGCCTTGCATAGGTACGTGGTGGGAAATGGAAGCAACGTTTTCAGCGCTTTTACGGATATCTCGGGATACTCTGCTTTGGTTTTGATCCAAAAACCCGCCAGAGAGGTTtgctcaaacacacttttaagaCCACCATCATTAGCTATTTCGGTCATTTGATCTTCCTCCTGCACTGACAAGTGATTCGGGACAATGACAAATGGGTTGCGGATCGACTCATTCGTTCGCCGTGGATCTTTGGAGGATGGGAAGTAATGTTCGAATTCATTTGAAAGCGCAACAAGGTGATCGCGAACCAGCTGCGAGAGAATGGGGCCTACCTCAGTCTCTCCCAAAATCCCCACTAATGTTTGGAACATATCGAATACTCCCCTGTCCACTCGTCGTCCCCACAAAATCAAGCTtggctttaaatgcagcaaCTTTATCTGCCAGTTTAAAGACAGTCGTCATTCTCCCCTCTGGAGTGTCAGGTTGAGCTGAGCTCATAGTGTGACACTACTGTTGAACTGAACAACTGAAGTGAGCTTAGGCTGTGCGCACAGCCGCTGAAGCCAATACGTGTTGAggacgggacagacagacagttacgCCTAAGAAAAGAAGTTAAGACCTTGCCAAAgatgcaaacatgttatatgcaatctaacaactgtgtgtgcgtgtgtgtgtacctgtgcgtgcatgcgtgtgtctagtgtttattgtgtgtgtgtgtgtgtgtgtgtgtgtgtgtacctgcgtgtgcgcgtgtgtgtctagtgtttactgtgtgtgcgtgtacccgTCCTGTAGAGCTGTGTGGCTCCCCTGAAGAAGCGCGGCAGCACGGCCTCCAGGATCATCACGaagtcctccagctcctccgtcAGCCCCACCAGCAGGTACTGCCTCACCAGGTTGGCCTTGGCCGTCTCCAGGGCCCAGCGGCTGCCCACTGTCCTGGGGGACCACACCGACAGGGCCGGGGTAAGGACCACCACAGACACCAGGTCAAGGTTAAGGGGAGGGTTAAGGTCCACCACACCGACAGGGCAGGGTTAAGGACCACCACACCGACAGGGCCGGGGTTAAGGTGAGGGGTAAGGACCACCACACCGACAGGGCCGGGGTTAAGGTGAGGGGTAAGGACCACCACACCGACAGGGCCGGGGTTAAGGTGAGGGGTAAGGACCACCACACCGACAGGGCaggggttaaggtgaggggTAAGGACCACCACACCGACAGGGCaggggttaaggtgaggggTAAGGACCACCACACCGACAGGGCCGGGGTTAAGGTGAGGGGTAAGGACCACCACACCGACAGGGCCGGGGTTAAGGTGAGGGGTAAGGACCACCACACCGGCAGGGCCGGGGTTAAGGTGAGGGGTAAGGACCACCACACCGGCAGGGCCGGGGTTAAGGTGAGGGGTAAGGACCACCACACCGACAGGGCCGGGGTTAAGGTGAGGGGTAAGGACCACCACACCGACAGGTCAGGGTTAAGGTTAAGGGGTGGGTTAAGGTGCAACGTCCAGTTACGGTAAGGTTAAGCTGAGAGTTAAGTTAAGCGTTGAGTTGAGAGTAATGGAGAGAGTTAAGGTAAGGTTAAGGTAAGGTTTAAGGTAAGGGTATCTCACCAGCACTCTGAATGATGTCCGCAGAAGAAGGGAATCTGGAGCCAGAGCTTCTCGGCAGCGCAGTCCGGCCCCCCGCTGGCCACGCACTCATCAAACGTCTGGAACGCACAACGCACACATTAACACGCACTCATCAAACGTCTGGAACGCACAACGCACACATTAACACGCACTCATCAAACGTCTGGAACGCACAACGCACACATTAACACGCACTCATCAAACGTCTGGAACGCACAACGCACACATTAACACGCACTCATCAAACGTCTGGAACGCACAACGCACACATTAACGCACACTCATCAAACGTCTGGAACGCACAacgcacacattaacacacactcatcaAACGTCTGGAACGCACAACGCACACATTAACACGCACTCATCAAACGTCTGGAACGCACAACGCACACATTAACGCACACTCATCAAACGTCTGGAACGCACAACGCACACTCATCAAACGTCTGGAACGCACAACGCACAAGTGAACCTCACTTTAGTACACcatcaaaataaatgtatattatgCTACATAGATAGTTAGAGATAGTTATCAATCATGTCACTGGAGTGGTTTTATATTGTGAAAGGACCATCATCACAGACTTTACAAGAAGTTTGCACACTCTAATATACTGTGATTATATAAATGTGAACTACTGGCACTTCATCATTTTGACTGTTTGTTCGGTTTGTCCTTACTTTAGCATTTACTCCTTCATCTAGTCCTGTTTCCCTCAGCACTCCTGTGTTTTTATTGCGTTGCTCTATATCCCGTGGCCCCCACTGCTGCTGTAACAGAGGAGCCCCCTCTCTGGGGGGTCCCTAAAGCAGCTTCCCCCTCTGGGGGGTCCCTAAAGCAGCCCCCCCTCTGGGGGGTCCCTAAAGCAGCCCCCCCCGGGGGGGTCCCTAAAGCAGCCCCCCCTCTGGGGGGTCCCTAAAGCAGCCCCCCCCGGGGGGGTCCCTAAAGCAGCCCCCCCTCTGGGGGGTCCCCTAAAGCAGCCCCCCCTCTGGGGGGTCCCTAAAGCAGCCCTCCCTCTGGGGGGTCCCTAAAGTCACGACTCAGGCCGATCTCCGAGCGAGGACCTTTTTGTCGCCCTGCTTCCGGCGCCGCAGTCCGGGCCGGTAGTCGTCTCCGAAGCGCAGGAAGTAGTAGTAGGAGACCAGCCGCTCCACGGGGTCACGCACCACGTTGACGTACGTGGGCTGACCCTCGGCGCCGTACCTGGAGCACAGAACACAGCCCGGCTCACACGCACGCTTTGATCCACAGCCATTTACAATAAGGACATttgtcagaggaaagagaagcAACAAcatatctctgtgggtacagtgaggatgttcataggaccaggtgccaagcactaactatcactaggttaacccgttccccgtacAACACAGTTAgctaggagggggagggggaggacgaggaggaggaggaggtagagaatGAGGAGACTCACTTGGAGAAGTCCAGGTAGACGACGTGGCCGTGGTAGAAGGCCGGTTTCATCTCGCTCCACGAGGTGACGTTGTGTACGAAACGCACCTGACGACAATGGAAACACGTCAGACGCAGCACAGGAGATCTCAGGAGACATCGACAACAGCCGAGGAAGTATGAACCTCTTCCTTCAGGGAGTCCGTTCAGCTCATGAAGtcagcaacaacaaacatgaCACTAATGAACTAACCTCATCCTGCTCTTTAACGTGATGTAAGTAAAGCCCCTGTAAGTGGCTCTGGAAAATAGCGTAGATCAAATATGACTGATATAAGacagattaataataatagatataATGTGATACCAGAAGTGGATCCAGAGGGACACCAGAGGCTCACCTGGTCCTGCAGGGACAGCACGGGGTTGTTCTTGGAGGTGTTGATGTGCAGCACGTGGAAGCCGTTCCTCCCACAGAGGTCGTAGGCGATGTTGGTGAAGGAAGTGCTTCCTGTCTTGGGCACGCGGTTGTAGATGACCACCACGTCGTCCGCCTCGCTCAGAGACGGGGTCACCTgacccccggccccgccctTCCGCGGCTCCGACTCCGCCCCCTCGTGCCGGGCCATGGTTCGCTCTGGAACAACACGGTTCTGTTATGAAGGCGGGGCTTCATAGGAGTCAGAGTGCAGTTCTCAAAGAGGCCAGGAGGGGGAGGCATTGTAAACTACCCAAACCATGTTTATGTGTTTGGTATGACCATATCCTACTTTATTCTGGATTTATGGGAGGCTTGACTCACTTTAAACATCTTAAAAAGCTGTTCAACACCAAAACGTGCTGCAGCCAGCAAATGCATGTCATTGAGCACAATGCAAATGAATGATAATCTCTTTTATGGATGCATTGGGTTATACCAACAAAGATGAAAGAGTGTCCCTGgatatgtgtacataatatacaAGTTAAATACTGCTTGCTTTACTGCAGTTAAGCAAGTTAtcgagactgtgtgtgtgtgtgtgtgtgtgtgtgtgtgtgtgtgtgtgtgtgtgtgtgtgtgtgtgtgtgtacataaattgtgtgcatgtgtctatataaagtgtgtgtgcgtgcctatataaagtgtgtgcatgtttctatttaaagtgtgtgcatgtgtttagataaagagtgtgtgtgtgtgtgtgtgtgtgtgtgtgtgtgtgtgtgtgtgtgtgtgtgtgtgtctctctatataaagtgtgtgagcgtctgtgtgtctgtgctttgaTCGCCAGATGAATGTGTTGAGTTCCCCTCACCCAGGACCTCTCTGGACTCCTCTATTCTCTGGATCTGGTTCTCCATGAAGAGCAGCGCCAGTCCGAACGCCAGGACGGCCAGGAGCTGGACCTTATGCGGCATCATGGTCCGGAGGAGCCCCATCATCAGTCCTCACACCATGCCCTGGTCCCGCTGGGAGGCCAGGGTCCGGAGTGCCTAGCAGGAGCCTGGACTCACTGGTCTGATCACGGGACCGGGACCACAACACGGAAAAACTCGTCTTGGACGGAACTTTAACTAATAAGCTAATAAGCTACCGAGTGTCTCGTGTTTACTTCTGACCAAACATACAGCAGTAGATGAGTTAGCGAAGTACTCGACCCGACCTCAGCTGGTATTCGTGCGCGTCCAGTCCGCGACGTGAGGCTTTAATGCTGCGTTCGAGGAACTCACGGTGATGATACTTCCGGCTTGTAAGCGCTGTTTACGTTGCCACTTGTAAACTGGTAATGGCGACTAGGAATTGTTGTCTTCCTGAAGGGTCGGATAAGTGCTTCCGTTAAGCGGCTTCATCATGCATTGACATTTTCAAGTTGTAAAGAAAGGGAAACGGTACCATTGCTGTCTTCAGTCCCACATGACTTGAACGCACCACTGATTTGGGTCCGTTTGGGATGCGGGGAAGTATTCGCTTTGGGACAACTTGTGGCCAACCATCACGGTTCATCACGGTTCTAAACTGCTCCTAAGATTGATAGTCACGCCTTTTTGTAGTCTGGTTGGTTTTTTACTTTTAAACATGTGTTTCTTTTTCCGATTCGCAATGCATTGTTGGAGAAATGCAACGTCACACATTCGACACTACAGGCGTTCGGCAACCAGATGGCGCCAGAAGTTTGGGCAAGAGAATCAAACGGTTAATCG includes the following:
- the hs2st1b gene encoding heparan sulfate 2-O-sulfotransferase 1, giving the protein MMGLLRTMMPHKVQLLAVLAFGLALLFMENQIQRIEESREVLERTMARHEGAESEPRKGGAGGQVTPSLSEADDVVVIYNRVPKTGSTSFTNIAYDLCGRNGFHVLHINTSKNNPVLSLQDQVRFVHNVTSWSEMKPAFYHGHVVYLDFSKYGAEGQPTYVNVVRDPVERLVSYYYFLRFGDDYRPGLRRRKQGDKKTFDECVASGGPDCAAEKLWLQIPFFCGHHSECWTVGSRWALETAKANLVRQYLLVGLTEELEDFVMILEAVLPRFFRGATQLYRTGKKSHLRKTSEKKPLAPETLSRLRQSEVWKMENEFYLFAQDHFHFIRDHAVREKDGVVSVLPQSFFYEKIYPKVS